One window from the genome of Paramisgurnus dabryanus chromosome 24, PD_genome_1.1, whole genome shotgun sequence encodes:
- the LOC135741246 gene encoding uncharacterized protein, whose product MLCERSDFHIHLFEPNINMRIIQLQLYVLMLCQAAVTLDQLTDLGQNVTINCDLDSNEVYWILLKQSDSHTVILRSFSNSPSAFYFNNTFQKKYSVKSKHDLVIYNITADELGIYYCMNTGPGSPKLSNSTRLHIIEPTQPTELTECNKHTHDPVTEQNCTEWKTFSLISALIICVLIFTVIGLIKVCVTKTGCWIRFGKLHNTDQQQTQVTEQHQDPDQLQYATMDFSKLRKHVRPSKDNSTYSALKLSRSRAQEY is encoded by the exons ATGCTGTGTGAAAGAAGCGATTTTCATATTCATCTGTTTGAGCCAAACATCAACATGAGGATTATTCAGCTGCAGCTTT ATGTGTTAATGTTGTGTCAAGCTGCAGTGACTTTAGATCAATTAACAGATTTGGGACAAAATGTGACTATAAACTGTGATCTGGACTCAAATGAAGTTTATTGGATTTTACTGAAACAATCAGATTCTCATACAGTGATACTGCGCTCATTCTCAAACTCACCATCAGCTTTTTACTTTAATAACACATTTCAAAAGAAATATTCAGTGAAATCTAAACATGATTTGGTGATATATAATATTACTGCAGATGAGTTAGGGATTTATTACTGTATGAACACAGGCCCAGGATCTCCAAAACTCAGTAACAGCACAAGACTGCACATCATCG agcCAACTCAACCGACTGAGTTAACTGAAtgtaataaacacacacatgacCCTGTGACCGAGCAAAACTGTACAGAATGGAAGACGTTCAGCCTCATATCTGCTCTGATAATTTGTGTTTTGATCTTTACAGTCATAG GactaataaaagtttgtgttacTAAAACTGGATGTTGGATCAGATTTGGAAAACTTCATAACACCGATCAACAGCAGACACAAGTTACAGAACAGCATCAAGACCCAGACCAACTACAG TATGCGACGATGGACTTTTCCAAACTGCGTAAACATGTTCGTCCAAGCAAAGACAACAGCACATATTCTGCTCTAAAGCTGTCAAGATCAAGAGCACAAGAATATTAA